A window of the Henckelia pumila isolate YLH828 chromosome 3, ASM3356847v2, whole genome shotgun sequence genome harbors these coding sequences:
- the LOC140888149 gene encoding subtilisin-like protease SBT4.15: protein MSRFLVLFTLLNVVFLHSGILLGNADDESARKPYIVYMGALPEERMSVSLSDIHHTLLSDVIGDEAIAKNSKIHSYGRSFNGFVARLLPHEAELLSEKESVVSVFQSRRRQLLTTRTWDFLGMPENVRRRHDCESDIIVGLLDTGWNMADSPSFNDKGYGPPPAKWKGKCVKGVNFTGCNNKVIGARAFDLTNMVPPNETTPLDTDGHGTHTSSTAAGISVRRASLFGVAEGTARGGVPSGRIAMYKVCWDEGCDDSDILAAFDAAIVDGVDIISVSLGGDVSSYLDDSIAIGSFHGSEKGILTVCAAGNEGPYLWTVHNVAPWVLTVAASSIDRKFVTDVKLGNGQKFIGTSLNTISPKKRFYPLTNGALARNTSHFEAGNASACKYETLDASKVKGKIVFCQGVGGNIIVHALGAIGTIMTDDYTEDTMFVENNPLSYVSVQEGLKIDKYINSSRSPHGVIYKSRTIKNAAPFIASFSSRGSQEISSHVLKPDITAPGIDILAAYTKFATVTEHRGDTRISKFNIISGTSMACPHVSGAAAYVKSFHPNWSPAAIKSALMTTATQMRATPLGAALSSGSGQIHPRAALHPGLIYDIDTEEYISFICKEGYNNTAVALITGNKKYNCSNVCRAKGDDGINYPSIHTQLDKNVTEFSAVFYRTVTHVEDCKAVYKAKVRSPKGLSIKVIPDILRFDESNEKKSFKVSLSGRFLDKKTWYLSGSLEWWSDSKHNVRSLILVYRDTYDD from the exons CCTTACATCGTTTACATGGGAGCATTGCCAGAGGAGAGAATGTCTGTTTCTTTATCAGACATTCACCACACTCTACTTTCAGATGTCATTGGAGA TGAAGCAATAGCTAAAAACTCCAAGATTCATAGCTATGGAAGGAGTTTTAATGGATTTGTGGCAAGACTATTGCCACATGAAGCCGAATTATTGTCCG AGAAAGAAAGCGTCGTTTCGGTATTTCAGAGCCGAAGGCGGCAGCTGCTGACAACAAGAACATGGGATTTTCTTGGAATGCCAGAGAATGTGAGGAGAAGACATGATTGTGAGAGCGATATCATAGTTGGTCTTCTTGATACAGGTTG GAATATGGCTGATTCCCCAAGTTTCAATGACAAGGGGTATGGGCCTCCCCCTGCTAAATGGAAGGGGAAATGTGTCAAAGGTGTGAACTTCACCGGTTGCAACAA CAAAGTCATTGGTGCACGGGCCTTCGATCTTACAAACATGGTTCCACCAAATGAAACTACTCCGTTAGACACGGACGGCCATGGGACTCACACTTCCTCGACCGCAGCCGGCATATCAGTGAGACGTGCAAGTTTATTTGGCGTAGCAGAAGGCACGGCACGAGGTGGGGTGCCATCTGGCCGAATAGCAATGTATAAAGTGTGTTGGGACGAAGGCTGCGATGACTCGGACATTCTAGCAGCGTTTGATGCAGCGATTGTTGATGGAGTGGACATCATATCAGTATCCTTAGGGGGAGATGTCTCCAGTTACTTGGATGATTCTATAGCCATCGGATCATTCCACGGCTCGGAGAAGGGGATCCTGACCGTCTGTGCGGCTGGAAACGAAGGGCCTTATTTATGGACGGTCCACAATGTGGCTCCATGGGTCTTGACAGTGGCTGCTAGCTCCATAGATAGGAAGTTTGTCACAGATGTCAAGTTGGGAAACGGACAAAAGTTTATT GGGACTTCGCTTAATACAATTTCTCCAAAAAAGAGATTTTATCCTTTAACAAATGGAGCCCTTGCTCGAAACACCAGTCATTTTGAAGCTGGAAATGCCAG TGCATGCAAATATGAGACGCTAGACGCGAGTAAAGTGAAAGGAAAGATCGTGTTTTGCCAGGGAGTTGGGGGTAATATTATCGTTCACGCATTAGGCGCCATAGGCACCATCATGACTGATGATTATACTGAAGACACGATGTTTGTTGAGAACAATCCATTAAGTTATGTCAGTGTTCAGGAAGGCCTAAAGATTGATAAATACATAAACTCCTCGCG ATCGCCTCACGGTGTTATATACAAATCAAGAACGATCAAAAATGCTGCACCATTTATAGCTTCGTTTTCATCTAGAGGATCCCAAGAAATAAGTTCTCACGTGCTCAAG CCTGATATTACTGCTCCTGGAATCGACATATTAGCTGCATACACAAAGTTTGCCACAGTAACAGAACATCGAGGCGATACtcgaatttcaaaattcaacataatatcAGGAACTTCAATGGCTTGCCCTCATGTTTCCGGTGCTGCAGCCTATGTCAAATCTTTTCATCCGAATTGGTCGCCCGCCGCCATCAAATCTGCTCTGATGACCACCG CTACACAAATGAGGGCAACGCCACTGGGGGCCGCGTTATCCTCAGGCTCGGGGCAGATTCATCCAAGGGCAGCATTACATCCCGGTCTGATTTACGACATTGATACTGAAGAATACATCAGCTTCATATGCAAAGAGGGGTACAACAACACAGCCGTTGCACTAATAACAGGAAACAAGAAGTACAATTGTTCCAACGTCTGCCGAGCGAAAGGAGACGACGGGATCAACTACCCTTCGATACATACACAGCTCGACAAAAATGTGACAGAATTTTCAGCTGTGTTCTATCGAACAGTGACTCACGTCGAAGATTGTAAAGCAGTGTACAAGGCCAAAGTCAGGTCGCCGAAGGGTCTTTCGATCAAAGTGATTCCAGACATTTTGAGGTTCGATGAAAGTAATGAGAAGAAGTCTTTCAAGGTGAGTTTGAGTGGAAGATTCCTGGACAAGAAGACATGGTACCTCTCTGGATCATTGGAGTGGTGGAGTGATTCTAAACATAATGTTAGAAGCCTCATTCTTGTTTACAGGGATACATATGATGATTAG
- the LOC140886910 gene encoding IQ domain-containing protein IQM3 gives MCTLMCNVKKDRYDERGSSSISLSEAPPPTLSMEVQPHALPTFDNIPAFSFRDYSEFRISDLSGSSEVLQEPMAAEDGVECEAPERCPRSAAMKVQKVYRSYRTRRMLADSAVVAEELWWQAIDFARLNHSTISFFNFLKPESAALRWNRVTLNASKVGKGLSKDAKAQKLAFQHWIEAIDPRHRYGHSLHIYYEEWCKSNAGQPFFYWLDLGDGKEVDLKECPRSKLRQQCIKYLGPQEREHYEYVVVDGKLLQKLTDKPLDTNEGSPGSKWIFVMGTTKRLYAGEKKKGLFHHSSFLAGGATLAAGRLAAEDGILKCISPYSGHYKPTDESLDCFLSFLGENGVNLEEVEIRKANEDYDYSDYSKRAKDEAAVPEVSLPSESVPSDIPIEENNLSPETAKPIRPEVRTDYKRTLSGGLQSPKADVPKTAILERINSKNVAKSYQLGHQLSIKWSTGAGPRIGCVADYPVELRLQALELTNLSPRPCSSLPTPRRLGALLSPSARVES, from the exons ATGTGCACGCTCATGTGCAACGTTAAAAAGGACAGGTATGATGAGCGGGGAAGTAGCTCTATCTCTCTCTCTGAAGCTCCTCCTCCCACTCTTTCAATGGAGGTCCAACCCCACGCGCTCCCCACTTTTGATAACATTCCTGCCTTCTCCTTCAGAGACTATTCCGAATTCCGGATCTCTGATCTCTCCGGATCCTCGGAGGTGCTGCAGGAACCCATGGCGGCGGAGGACGGCGTGGAATGTGAGGCTCCGGAGAGATGTCCCCGGAGCGCCGCTATGAAAGTTCAGAAGGTCTACCGGAGCTACCGTACTCGCCGCATGTTGGCTGATTCCGCCGTTGTTGCAGAAGAGCTGTG GTGGCAGGCGATCGATTTCGCGAGATTAAATCACAGTACAATCTCGTTTTTCAACTTCCTGAAGCCGGAGAGTGCTGCGTTGCGGTGGAATCGTGTCACTTTAAATGCTTCCAAG GTAGGCAAAGGTTTGTCCAAAGATGCCAAGGCACAAAAGTTGGCCTTTCAGCACTGGATAGAGGCT ATTGATCCTAGGCATCGATATGGTCACAGCTTACACATTTACTATGAAGAGTGGTGTAAAAGTAATGCTGGTCAGCCCTTCTTCTACTG GTTGGATCTTGGAGATGGCAAAGAGGTTGATCTTAAAGAGTGCCCTAGATCAAAGCTTCGCCAGCAATGTATCAAATATCTCGGACCG CAAGAGAGAGAACACTATGAATATGTAGTTGTTGACGGTAAACTATTGCAAAAACTCACCGATAAACCTCTTGATACAAACGAAGGATCACCTGGGTCAAAATGGATCTTTGTCATGGGCACCACCAAGAGACTCTATGCTGGAGAG AAAAAGAAAGGATTGTTCCATCATTCAAGCTTTCTTGCTGGAGGTGCTACTCTAGCTGCTGGAAGGCTCGCGGCAGAGGATGGAATACTTAAG TGTATCTCACCTTACAGTGGACACTATAAACCAACTGATGAGAGCCTGGATTGTTTTTTATCCTTTCTCGGGGAAAATGGAGTCAATCTAGAAGAAGTCGAG ATACGGAAGGCAAACGAAGACTATGACTATTCTGATTACAGTAAGAGGGCAAAAGACGAGGCGGCGGTGCCTGAAGTTTCTCTACCTTCAGAATCAGTTCCATCTGATATTCCAATTGAGGAGAACAACCTGTCTCCCGAAACAGCCAAACCTATTCGTCCTGAAGTTAGAACTGATTACAAGAGGACACTCTCCGGTGGTCTCCAGAGCCCCAAAGCCGACGTTCCCAAAACGGCAATTCTTGAAAGGATCAACTCCAAGAATGTTGCAAAGTCATATCAATTGGGCCATCAGCTATCGATCAAATGGTCTACTGGAGCTGGCCCCCGGATTGGTTGTGTTGCTGATTATCCTGTGGAGTTGAGGTTACAGGCATTGGAACTCACTAACCTGTCTCCGCGACCATGCTCTTCATTACCGACCCCCAGAAGGCTCGGTGCTCTGCTTTCTCCTTCTGCACGTGTTGAGTCTTAA
- the LOC140886543 gene encoding monodehydroascorbate reductase → MADKAFKYVIVGGGVAAGYAAREFSKQGVKPGELAIISKEAVAPYERPALSKAYLFPQGTARLPGFHVCVGSGGERLLPEWYSEKGISLILSTEIVKADLASKTLTSAAGETFKYEMLIIATGSSVIRLTDFGVQGADAKNIFYLREIIDADELVEAIKVEKNKKAVIVGGGYIGLELSAALRINDIDVTMVYPEPWCMPRLFTSGIAAFYEGYYANKGVQIIKGTVAVGFSSNGDGEVTEVKLKDGRVLEADIVVVGVGGRPLINLFKGQLEEEKGGIKTDGFFRTSDPDVYAVGDVATFPMKLFNDIRRVEHVDHARKSAEQAVKAIFASEQKTSIDVYDYLPYFYSRAFDLSWQFYGDNVGDSVLFGDNNPTSPTHKFGTFWIKDGKLVGAFLEGGTPDENKALANLARVQPSVDSLDQLATEGLSFAHKV, encoded by the exons ATGGCGGATAAGGCGTTCAAGTATGTGATCGTAGGTGGTGGAGTTGCTGCC GGATATGCTGCTAGGGAGTTTTCTAAGCAGGGAGTTAAACCTGGAGAACTGGCCATCATTTCCAAAGAAGCG GTGGCTCCTTATGAACGCCCAGCACTTAGCAAGGCATATTTATTTCCTCAGG GAACTGCAAGACTTCCTGGTTTTCATGTATGCGTCGGAAGTGGAGGAGAGAGGCTCCTTCCCGAGTGGTACTCTGAGAAAG GAATATCTTTGATCCTTAGCACGGAAATAGTCAAAGCAGATCTTGCTTCAAAAACTCTTACCAGTGCTGCTGGTGAAACTTTTAAATATGAAATGCTGATTATTGCAACAGGATCTAGC GTTATTAGGTTGACGGACTTTGGTGTACAGGGTGCTGATGCCAAAAATATCTTTTATTTGAGAGAAATTATCGATGCTGATGAACTTGTAGAAGCAATCAAAGtggagaaaaataaaaaggCAGTTATTGTTGGTGGCGGCTACATTGGTCTTGAGCTAAGTGCAGCTCTGAGGATCAATGATATTGACGTCACAATGGTTTATCCAGAACCTTGGTGCA TGCCTAGGCTATTCACATCTGGCATAGCTGCCTTCTATGAAGGTTATTATGCAAACAAGGGAGTCCAAATTATAAAGGGCACTGTAGCTGTTGGATTTAGCTCTAATGGGGATGGTGAG GTTACAGAGGTAAAACTTAAAGATGGTCGGGTCTTAGAAGCAGATATTGTTGTCGTTGGTGTAGGTGGAAGGCCACTTATTAACCTATTCAAGGGCCAACTTGAAGAGGAGAAAGGAGGAATTAAG ACTGATGGCTTCTTCAGAACCAGTGATCCTGATGTGTATGCTGTGGGTGATGTTGCCACATTCCCCATGAAGTTGTTTAATGATATCAGAAGAGTCGAACACGTTGATCATGCTCGTAAATCTGCTGAACAAGCCGTAAAG GCAATTTTTGCAAGTGAACAAAAAACATCAATCGACGTGTATGATTATCTCCCATACTTTTATTCCCGCGCGTTTGACCTGTCATGGCAATTCTATGGTGACAACGTCGGTGACTCCGTGCTGTTTGGAGACAACAACCCAACATCTCCAACTCACAAGTTTGGGACGTTCTGGATCAAAGATGGAAAACTTGTCGGGGCGTTCTTGGAAGGTGGTACCCCGGATGAAAACAAGGCTTTGGCCAATCTTGCTAGGGTACAGCCTTCGGTTGATAGTTTGGATCAACTAGCTACAGAGGGTCTCTCATTTGCTCATAAAGTTTAA
- the LOC140888150 gene encoding uncharacterized protein — protein MANRLNKVINYIISEQLNAFIFGRSITDNVIIAFEISHYLKCKRIGKKGASLKIDMSKATNLEECKVLKDCIRVYEEAYGQMVNFDKSSVSFSANVINSSKSGICEALGVRYTTDHGQYMGLSSLIGRNKSDNFAFIKEKAWRKMNGLKEKMLSRAVVVRGFEMFDEFVLRKDMGGLGFKKLHAFNLALLAKQGWKLLSDPNALASRVLKARYFPHSNFLDAKIGHNPSYVWRILLMSQDLTRKGAR, from the exons ATGGCTAATAGATTAAATAAAGTGATTAACTATATTATTTCGGAGCAGCTGAATGCTTTTATTTTTGGGAGGAGTATTACCGACAATGTTATTATTGCTTTCGAAATCAGTCATTATCTTAAATGCAAACGTATAGGAAAGAAGGGGGCATCTCTTAAGATCGATATGTCGAAAGC AACTAATTTGGAGGAGTGCAAGGTGCTGAAAGATTGCATTCGTGTTTATGAGGAAGCTTATGGTCAAATGGTAAACTTTGATAAATCATCTGTCTCGTTTAGCGCCAATGTGATTAACTCTTCGAAATCAGGGATTTGTGAGGCTCTTGGCGTGAGATACACCACTGATCATGGGCAATATATGGGTCTTTCTTCTCTTATTGGAAGAAACAAATCTGATAATTTTGCATTCATTAAGGAGAAAGCGTGGAGAAAGATGAATGGGTTGAAGGAAAAAATGTTATCTAGAGCAG TTGTTGTGCGTGGATTTGAAATGTTTGATGAATTCGTTTTG AGGAAGGATATGGGAGGGTTGGGGTTCAAGAAGCTTCATGCATTCAATTTAGCTCTTCTTGCGAAGCAAGGCTGGAAACTTCTGTCAGATCCAAACGCTCTTGCTTCTCGGGTTTTAAAAGCTCGGTATTTCCCTCATAGTAATTTCTTGGATGCAAAAATTGGTCATAATCCAAGCTATGTTTGGAGAATCTTATTGATGTCCCAAGATCTTACCAGAAAGGGGGCACGATGA